A genome region from Tolypothrix sp. PCC 7712 includes the following:
- a CDS encoding TniB family NTP-binding protein codes for MTLKQAQTVAQQLGDIPVNGEKLQVEIDRLNRKTFILLEQVKILNDWLEGKRQARQSGRIVGESRTGKTMGCDAYRLRHKPKQEVGKPPLVPIAFLEDIPSECSAKDLFNEILKHLKYQMTKGTVAEIRERTFRVLKGCGVEMLIIDEADRLKPKTFAEVRDIFDKLEIAVILVGTDRLDAVIKRDEQVYNRFRACHRFGKFSGEDFKRTVEIWEKQVLKLPVASNLSNKTMLKTLGEATGGYIGLLDMILRESAIRALKKGLPKIDLETLKEVAAEYK; via the coding sequence ATGACTTTAAAACAAGCTCAAACAGTTGCACAACAATTAGGTGATATTCCAGTAAATGGTGAAAAATTACAAGTAGAAATTGATAGATTGAACCGGAAGACTTTTATCCTCTTGGAGCAAGTTAAAATTCTTAATGACTGGCTAGAAGGAAAGCGTCAAGCTCGTCAGTCTGGTCGTATTGTAGGAGAGTCCAGAACTGGTAAAACAATGGGTTGTGATGCCTACAGACTTCGGCATAAACCCAAGCAAGAAGTAGGAAAACCACCATTAGTACCTATTGCTTTTCTCGAAGACATACCCTCCGAGTGTAGTGCTAAGGATTTGTTCAATGAGATTCTTAAGCATTTAAAGTATCAAATGACTAAGGGAACTGTAGCTGAGATTAGAGAACGTACATTTCGGGTTCTTAAGGGTTGCGGGGTTGAGATGCTAATCATTGATGAAGCTGACCGCTTGAAACCCAAAACTTTTGCTGAAGTGCGAGATATTTTTGACAAGTTGGAAATTGCGGTGATTTTGGTGGGTACGGACAGATTAGACGCTGTAATCAAGCGAGATGAGCAAGTTTATAACCGTTTTCGTGCATGTCATCGTTTTGGTAAGTTTTCTGGGGAAGATTTTAAGCGAACTGTGGAGATTTGGGAAAAACAAGTTTTAAAACTGCCAGTTGCTTCTAATCTTTCCAACAAGACGATGCTCAAAACTTTAGGTGAGGCAACAGGGGGTTATATTGGTTTGCTGGATATGATTTTGAGAGAATCAGCAATTCGGGCTTTAAAGAAAGGATTACCAAAGATTGACTTAGAAACCCTAAAGGAAGTAGCAGCAGAGTACAAATAA
- a CDS encoding TniQ family protein, with product MEVPEIQPWLFQIEPLEGESLSHFLGRFRRANDLTPTGLGKAAGLGGAIARWEKFRFNPPPTPQQLAALAVVVAVDVDRLKQMLPPLGVGMKMEPIRLCAACYVESPCHKIDWQLKVTQRCASHNLTLLSECPNCGARFKHPALWVYPWCHRCFFRFTDMVKYQKFVYSSL from the coding sequence ATGGAAGTTCCAGAGATTCAACCTTGGCTGTTTCAAATAGAACCTTTAGAGGGAGAAAGTTTGAGTCACTTTTTAGGGCGTTTTCGACGAGCAAATGATTTAACGCCTACTGGGTTAGGTAAAGCAGCAGGACTTGGCGGTGCGATCGCACGTTGGGAAAAATTTCGGTTTAATCCGCCTCCTACCCCTCAGCAGTTGGCAGCATTAGCTGTTGTGGTAGCGGTTGATGTCGATAGGTTAAAGCAGATGTTGCCACCTCTTGGTGTGGGCATGAAAATGGAGCCGATTCGGTTATGTGCAGCTTGTTATGTTGAGTCGCCTTGTCACAAGATTGATTGGCAGTTGAAGGTGACACAAAGATGTGCGAGCCACAATTTAACTTTGTTATCAGAATGTCCAAACTGTGGGGCAAGGTTTAAACATCCGGCGTTATGGGTATATCCCTGGTGTCATAGGTGTTTTTTTAGGTTTACCGATATGGTGAAATACCAGAAATTTGTATACTCTTCGTTATAG
- a CDS encoding TniB family NTP-binding protein translates to MSEISSNKKNNQSDFERLFINYIFSNKKLRQIYECLEVQQQSGQINLTIDEPLTGKSIACQIDSQSDFKLLFINYIFSNRQSRLLYEWLDVQRQSRHNNLIIGEPSIGKSIACQIYAYKNKIQHLIDTSPIVPIVYIDPPFCASAKDIFLAIIGFLDSASTDLHLAALREKARCLLKDCGVEMLIIDDTVHYSNKVFTDIISICEPINIAVILVGTQCLYSYIYGNMHLNPRFNNIYRFGHSGVDATEPLITFY, encoded by the coding sequence ATGTCTGAAATTTCATCAAATAAAAAGAATAATCAATCAGATTTTGAGCGATTATTTATTAATTACATTTTTTCTAATAAAAAATTAAGGCAAATATATGAATGCTTAGAGGTACAACAGCAATCAGGTCAAATTAATCTAACTATAGATGAACCGTTAACAGGAAAGTCTATAGCTTGTCAAATTGACAGTCAATCAGATTTTAAGCTATTATTTATTAATTACATTTTTTCTAATAGACAATCAAGGCTATTATATGAATGGTTAGACGTACAACGGCAATCACGTCATAATAATCTAATCATAGGTGAACCCTCAATAGGAAAGTCTATAGCTTGTCAAATTTACGCTTATAAGAATAAAATTCAGCACCTAATAGATACCTCACCTATTGTACCTATTGTCTATATTGATCCACCATTTTGTGCTAGTGCTAAAGACATCTTCCTAGCAATTATTGGGTTCTTAGATAGCGCAAGTACAGACTTGCATTTAGCAGCTTTACGAGAGAAAGCGCGTTGCCTATTGAAAGATTGTGGAGTAGAAATGTTAATTATTGATGATACTGTCCACTACAGTAATAAAGTTTTCACTGATATTATATCTATTTGTGAACCAATAAATATTGCCGTCATTCTGGTAGGTACACAATGCCTCTACTCTTATATATACGGTAATATGCATCTTAACCCTCGGTTTAACAATATTTATCGTTTCGGACACTCGGGAGTAGATGCAACAGAGCCACTTATAACCTTCTACTAG
- a CDS encoding IS701 family transposase, with the protein MVQPRPAAPTVKFVDEYCQWYKSLFPDVRSFEAFKYLHVGCISDLKRKTLPEIAKIVGLDNQQGLHHFLTTSPWDIEKLRTLRLELILQVLKGRPIILIIDETGDKKKGSKTDYVKRQYIGNLGKTDNGIVAVTVYGVFCGMTFPLLFEVYKPRERLQAGDKYRTKPEIAAILIKKLQSMGFKFNLVLADSLYGESGKNFISVLDELNLNYIVAIRSNHYVEILPRQHIQYLKWQKFQRVFSDLSRENRFIREIIPGKRGELRYWQITTDPENLPDNTTWYVMSKYPDITPREVGNFYGLRTWVEYGLKQSKNELGWSDFRLTHYPDIERWWEIICSAYLMVSLHSEQLFQSPSQRESKFVSHPWWDNGNGWKNILNNLRLIIQPFTLFNLIYPWLTVFPIPQLALGFFKLQSIIYSLTSSIFISLIHPDFYFSSA; encoded by the coding sequence ATGGTACAGCCCCGTCCAGCCGCACCAACAGTCAAATTTGTGGACGAATATTGCCAGTGGTATAAAAGTCTGTTTCCAGATGTTAGGAGTTTCGAGGCTTTTAAATATCTCCATGTAGGCTGCATTTCTGATCTAAAACGTAAAACATTGCCAGAAATAGCAAAAATCGTAGGATTAGATAACCAGCAAGGGTTGCATCATTTTCTAACTACATCACCTTGGGATATAGAAAAGTTAAGAACCTTAAGGTTAGAGTTAATTTTACAAGTGCTAAAAGGTAGACCAATCATTTTAATTATTGATGAGACAGGGGATAAAAAGAAAGGGAGCAAGACAGATTATGTGAAACGGCAGTATATAGGAAATTTGGGAAAAACAGATAATGGAATTGTGGCAGTGACAGTATATGGTGTTTTCTGTGGGATGACATTTCCATTACTGTTTGAAGTGTATAAACCCAGGGAAAGATTACAGGCAGGAGATAAGTACCGCACTAAACCAGAAATAGCAGCAATACTGATAAAAAAGCTACAATCAATGGGTTTTAAATTCAACTTAGTACTTGCAGATAGCTTATATGGAGAGAGTGGTAAGAATTTCATATCTGTATTAGATGAACTAAACTTGAACTATATAGTAGCGATTCGGTCAAATCATTATGTAGAAATACTTCCACGACAACATATTCAATATTTAAAGTGGCAGAAGTTTCAAAGGGTATTCTCTGACTTGAGTCGGGAAAATCGATTTATTAGAGAAATTATTCCGGGAAAACGTGGAGAACTTAGATATTGGCAAATTACTACAGATCCAGAAAATTTGCCTGATAACACTACTTGGTATGTGATGAGTAAATATCCAGACATTACGCCAAGAGAAGTTGGAAATTTTTACGGTTTAAGAACTTGGGTCGAGTACGGGTTAAAACAAAGTAAGAATGAATTAGGTTGGTCAGATTTTCGCCTGACTCACTACCCAGATATTGAGCGATGGTGGGAAATTATTTGCAGTGCTTATTTAATGGTTAGTCTGCATTCGGAGCAACTGTTTCAGTCTCCATCACAACGAGAGTCAAAATTTGTTTCACATCCTTGGTGGGATAATGGAAATGGCTGGAAGAACATTCTTAACAATCTTCGTTTGATTATTCAACCTTTTACTTTATTTAATCTGATATATCCCTGGTTAACGGTTTTTCCTATTCCTCAATTAGCTTTGGGTTTTTTTAAACTTCAATCTATTATTTATAGCCTCACCAGTTCAATTTTTATATCCCTGATTCACCCTGATTTCTACTTTTCCTCTGCCTAG
- a CDS encoding TniQ family protein, which translates to MEVVEIQLWLFQVEPLKGESLSHFLGRFRRANGLTPARLGKETGLGSAIARWEKFRFNPPPTPEQLEALAVVLGVDVDRLKQMLPPAGVEIKRETVRLCAACYVESPYHKIEWQLKVIQGCLSHDLTLLSKCPNCGAKFKTPAVWQDSSCQQCSLTFADMVKYQKSY; encoded by the coding sequence ATGGAAGTAGTAGAAATTCAACTTTGGTTATTTCAAGTAGAACCATTAAAAGGAGAAAGTCTTAGTCACTTTTTAGGACGCTTTCGACGAGCAAATGGGTTAACGCCTGCTAGGTTAGGTAAGGAAACAGGACTTGGGAGCGCGATCGCACGTTGGGAAAAATTTCGGTTTAATCCTCCTCCTACCCCTGAACAGTTAGAAGCATTAGCTGTTGTTTTAGGGGTTGATGTGGATAGGTTAAAGCAGATGTTGCCACCTGCTGGAGTGGAAATAAAAAGGGAAACTGTTCGGCTATGTGCTGCTTGTTATGTTGAGTCGCCTTATCACAAAATTGAGTGGCAGTTGAAGGTGATACAAGGATGCCTGAGCCACGATTTAACCTTGTTGTCAAAATGTCCAAACTGTGGGGCAAAATTTAAGACTCCAGCAGTGTGGCAGGATAGTTCATGCCAGCAATGTTCTCTGACTTTTGCTGATATGGTAAAGTATCAAAAGTCTTATTGA
- a CDS encoding ribbon-helix-helix domain-containing protein: protein MGKVTLSIYMEEEDKEALQQLADAEERSLSQMAVLILKRAIRQAQADGTISPPGKGK, encoded by the coding sequence ATGGGGAAAGTAACACTGAGTATTTACATGGAAGAAGAAGACAAAGAAGCTCTGCAACAACTGGCGGATGCAGAGGAGCGTTCTTTGTCGCAAATGGCGGTGTTAATTCTCAAACGAGCGATTAGACAAGCGCAGGCGGATGGAACGATTTCGCCGCCTGGTAAGGGGAAGTGA
- a CDS encoding TIGR04255 family protein, producing the protein MKLPDYERVIYEYNPLIEVIAQIRFPTILKITSQEPVDFQDSVRFEYPIFEASRNLQIPVELSNLLTQFNSNIASEVTYQFKSEDLSWQLSIDKNSITLVTNKYERYEKFIERFKNAVEIFEKIYNPSFYSRIGLRYRDLIIRSKLNITNKEWIELIPKYIASELHTPELEESIINFVKNLQLRTEFGQVNFNHGLVQIRDIEKNIDETAYLLDADFFTERKLERGENVWNTFDQANRTARNLFRWSITEELHSAMRPQTI; encoded by the coding sequence ATGAAGCTCCCAGATTATGAAAGAGTCATTTATGAGTACAATCCTCTAATCGAGGTGATTGCTCAAATTAGATTTCCAACTATTCTGAAAATTACAAGTCAAGAACCTGTAGATTTTCAAGATAGCGTAAGATTTGAATACCCTATTTTTGAAGCTTCTAGAAACTTGCAAATACCAGTTGAATTATCAAACCTTTTAACCCAATTTAACTCAAACATTGCTAGTGAGGTGACATATCAGTTTAAATCAGAAGATTTAAGTTGGCAGCTTTCTATAGACAAAAACTCCATTACACTTGTTACTAACAAATATGAAAGATATGAAAAATTTATTGAAAGATTTAAAAATGCTGTAGAAATTTTCGAGAAAATATATAATCCATCATTTTATTCAAGAATAGGTTTAAGATATCGGGATTTAATCATTAGGTCAAAGCTAAACATTACCAACAAAGAATGGATTGAATTAATACCTAAATATATTGCATCTGAACTACATACTCCAGAGTTAGAAGAATCGATAATAAATTTTGTCAAAAATTTACAATTACGAACTGAATTTGGTCAAGTTAATTTTAATCATGGACTTGTTCAAATTAGAGACATAGAAAAAAATATCGATGAAACAGCTTATTTATTAGACGCTGATTTTTTTACAGAGAGAAAGTTAGAAAGAGGTGAAAATGTCTGGAATACATTCGACCAAGCAAATCGTACAGCCAGAAATCTTTTCCGCTGGAGTATCACCGAAGAATTACACAGTGCAATGCGACCTCAAACCATATAA
- a CDS encoding M48 family metallopeptidase, whose translation MTLNTELLDLPKEVGEFVIVHELVHLLLPNHAKVFKCFLSADLPDREERERNLRAFVKIVHEEQL comes from the coding sequence TTGACACTTAACACAGAGTTATTAGATTTGCCAAAAGAAGTAGGAGAGTTCGTTATTGTTCATGAACTAGTACATTTGCTCTTACCAAACCACGCCAAGGTGTTTAAGTGCTTTCTATCTGCTGATTTGCCTGATAGAGAGGAGAGGGAGAGGAATTTACGGGCGTTTGTGAAAATAGTTCACGAAGAACAACTTTAA
- a CDS encoding type I restriction-modification system subunit M translates to MANESSTIVQKLWNYCNVLRDDGVSYSDYVEQLTYLLFLKMVEEQNQLPPPLGKRSTIPTEYSWEALRSQDGDALETQYRHTLENLGKEKGLLGVIFRKSQNKIQDPAKLKRLVELINSETWIGLDIDVKGEIYEGLLQKNAEDVKGGAGQYFTPRALIKAIVEVMQPQPGQRICDPACGTGGFFLVANDTITKNYKLDKAQKQFLKNQTFKGFDVADGVVRLCAMNLYLHGIAGDESPVDAKDSLMADPGDRFELVLTNPPFGKKSSITVFNDDGKADKEKVVYRRDDFWATTSNKQLNFLQHVKTLLQINGKAAVVVPDNVLFEGGAGETIRKKLLHECDVHTLLRLPTGIFYAQGVKANVLFFDRKPASADPWTKKLWIYDFRTNQHFTLKTNPLRYENLQDFIQCFNAQNRQERQETERFRAFSYEELIQRDKVSLDIFWLRDESLEDSDNLPAPDVLALEIAEDLEAALELFQSITENLEAKTVSEV, encoded by the coding sequence ATGGCTAACGAATCTTCTACCATCGTTCAAAAACTCTGGAATTACTGCAACGTCCTCCGCGATGATGGCGTTAGCTACAGTGACTATGTAGAACAGCTTACCTATCTGCTGTTCCTGAAGATGGTGGAAGAACAAAACCAACTTCCCCCACCTTTGGGCAAACGTTCCACCATTCCTACAGAATACAGTTGGGAAGCACTGCGATCGCAAGACGGTGATGCTTTAGAAACCCAGTACCGCCACACCTTAGAAAACCTGGGTAAAGAAAAAGGGCTATTGGGCGTTATCTTTCGCAAATCGCAAAACAAAATTCAAGACCCCGCCAAACTCAAGCGACTGGTAGAACTCATCAACTCAGAAACTTGGATTGGTTTAGATATCGACGTAAAAGGGGAAATTTACGAAGGATTGCTGCAAAAGAACGCTGAAGATGTCAAAGGCGGTGCAGGTCAGTATTTTACGCCAAGGGCATTAATTAAAGCCATTGTCGAAGTCATGCAACCCCAACCAGGACAACGTATCTGCGATCCTGCTTGCGGTACAGGTGGTTTTTTCTTGGTGGCTAATGACACCATTACCAAAAATTACAAACTCGATAAAGCCCAAAAGCAATTCCTGAAAAATCAAACCTTTAAAGGATTTGATGTTGCTGATGGGGTAGTGCGCCTCTGTGCGATGAATCTGTATTTACACGGTATTGCTGGTGATGAAAGTCCTGTTGATGCTAAAGATAGCTTAATGGCAGATCCAGGCGATCGCTTTGAATTAGTATTAACAAATCCACCCTTCGGTAAAAAAAGCAGCATCACTGTTTTCAACGACGATGGCAAAGCAGACAAAGAAAAGGTCGTTTATCGCCGTGATGACTTTTGGGCTACCACATCTAACAAACAGCTAAACTTTCTCCAGCACGTCAAAACCCTACTGCAAATCAATGGTAAAGCTGCGGTTGTCGTTCCTGATAACGTCCTGTTTGAAGGTGGTGCTGGTGAAACCATCCGCAAGAAATTACTGCACGAATGTGATGTACATACCCTGCTGAGATTGCCAACAGGTATATTCTACGCTCAAGGTGTCAAAGCTAACGTGTTATTCTTTGACCGCAAACCCGCTAGCGCCGATCCCTGGACTAAAAAACTGTGGATTTACGATTTCAGAACCAATCAGCACTTTACCCTGAAAACCAATCCCCTCCGCTACGAGAACTTGCAAGACTTTATCCAATGCTTTAATGCTCAAAATCGGCAGGAACGCCAGGAAACAGAAAGGTTTCGAGCCTTTAGCTATGAAGAACTGATACAACGCGATAAAGTCAGTCTGGATATTTTCTGGCTGAGGGATGAGAGTTTAGAAGACTCTGATAACCTCCCAGCACCGGATGTTTTAGCTTTAGAGATTGCTGAGGATTTAGAAGCAGCGTTGGAACTCTTCCAAAGTATCACCGAGAACCTAGAGGCAAAAACTGTCAGCGAAGTGTAA